The following are from one region of the Achromobacter xylosoxidans genome:
- a CDS encoding imelysin family protein, whose translation MAAIAPRVLKLAAAAALGGITSWAAQAAPPADLGERLARDYARPAVAKMADAASALDGALGGWCAQPGAASAARVKQAFEDLALAWSGVEFLRFGPLVQANRYERLAFWPDTRGVMPKQVQALIAAQDGALLVPGALAGRSVAVQGLPALEYVLYGEPALLRQDGGQVDAYACDYARAVAANVRQITRDVAQAWSAEGDFGRQFAQPKAGNDLYRDQQEIAAEAMKSLSTGLQFARDVKILPVLGDTPEAARPKRAAFWRSQLSTRLLAANLDGLQAFYQAGAYALPKGDAWMAESVRGELASAARVLLDVPQPLEQALAQEEGRQQLTLAALTLKNAKAIVDENLAPALGVTIGFNALDGD comes from the coding sequence ATGGCTGCAATAGCCCCGCGTGTATTGAAACTGGCCGCGGCTGCGGCGCTGGGCGGCATCACGTCCTGGGCCGCGCAGGCCGCGCCGCCCGCGGATCTTGGCGAGCGTCTGGCGCGCGATTACGCGCGGCCGGCGGTAGCGAAAATGGCGGACGCGGCCTCGGCGCTGGACGGCGCCTTGGGCGGATGGTGCGCGCAGCCCGGCGCGGCCAGCGCGGCGCGCGTCAAGCAGGCGTTCGAGGACCTGGCGCTGGCCTGGTCGGGCGTCGAGTTCCTGCGCTTTGGCCCTCTGGTGCAGGCCAACCGCTACGAACGCCTGGCCTTCTGGCCCGATACGCGCGGCGTGATGCCGAAGCAGGTGCAGGCGCTGATCGCCGCGCAGGACGGCGCCTTGCTCGTGCCCGGCGCCCTGGCGGGACGCAGCGTGGCCGTGCAGGGCCTGCCCGCGTTGGAATACGTGCTGTACGGCGAGCCGGCCTTGCTGCGGCAGGATGGCGGGCAGGTCGACGCCTACGCCTGCGATTACGCCCGGGCGGTGGCCGCCAACGTCAGGCAGATCACGCGCGATGTAGCCCAGGCCTGGAGCGCCGAGGGCGATTTCGGCCGGCAGTTCGCGCAACCCAAGGCGGGCAACGACCTGTACCGCGATCAACAGGAAATCGCGGCCGAGGCCATGAAGTCCCTATCCACCGGGCTGCAGTTTGCGCGCGACGTGAAGATCCTGCCTGTGCTGGGCGATACGCCGGAAGCAGCGCGGCCCAAGCGCGCTGCATTCTGGCGCAGCCAGTTGTCCACGCGCCTGCTGGCGGCCAATCTGGACGGGCTGCAGGCTTTCTATCAGGCGGGGGCCTATGCGCTGCCCAAGGGCGACGCCTGGATGGCCGAGTCCGTGCGCGGTGAACTGGCGAGCGCGGCGCGCGTGCTGCTGGACGTGCCGCAGCCGCTGGAGCAGGCGCTGGCGCAGGAAGAAGGGCGCCAACAACTGACTTTGGCGGCGTTGACCCTCAAGAACGCCAAGGCCATCGTTGACGAGAATCTGGCGCCGGCCCTGGGCGTCACGATCGGCTTCAATGCGCTCGATGGTGATTGA
- a CDS encoding DUF1513 domain-containing protein, whose translation MVIDRRRFLSLAAALGLAPAAALAAAPKDGDVLYLSARKRGGCDETALLDEAGHDRLVVPMPARGHSFAIDAAGERAVVFGRQPGFFALAFSLRGGEPQALPMHEERHFFGHGAYVDGGRLLAATENDFVAGRGVLGLYDASPGGAYRRIGEFDSGGIGPHEVVLMPDGKTLCVANGGILTHPDYGKLELNLDTMRPSLAYIDAASGELLERVELEPALHRLSIRHLALTADGCVWFGCQYMGPAADRPALVGRHRRGAQLELFEGPAPALRQMRNYVGSVAVDTAGGVVATSSPVGGQVIYWDAASGRCLGTTELADGCGVAPAAGDGFLLSSGLGAMLRIDASGKEQPVLAPSREVSWDNHFRKIPARV comes from the coding sequence ATGGTGATTGACCGGCGCCGCTTCCTGTCGCTCGCGGCCGCGCTGGGCCTGGCCCCGGCGGCTGCGTTGGCGGCTGCGCCCAAGGACGGCGATGTCCTGTACCTGAGCGCGCGCAAGCGCGGCGGGTGCGACGAAACCGCGCTGCTGGATGAAGCGGGACACGATCGGCTGGTGGTGCCGATGCCCGCGCGCGGCCACAGCTTCGCCATCGATGCCGCGGGGGAACGCGCGGTCGTCTTCGGCCGCCAGCCGGGCTTCTTCGCGCTGGCGTTTTCGCTGCGCGGGGGCGAGCCCCAGGCCTTGCCCATGCACGAAGAGCGCCACTTCTTCGGCCATGGCGCCTACGTGGACGGCGGCCGGCTGCTGGCCGCCACCGAGAACGATTTTGTAGCGGGCCGGGGCGTGCTGGGCCTGTACGATGCCTCGCCCGGCGGCGCGTACCGCCGCATCGGCGAATTCGACAGCGGCGGCATCGGTCCGCACGAGGTCGTGCTGATGCCCGACGGCAAGACGCTATGCGTCGCCAATGGCGGCATCCTCACGCATCCCGACTACGGCAAGCTGGAACTCAACCTGGACACGATGCGGCCCTCGCTGGCCTATATCGACGCGGCCAGCGGCGAGCTGCTGGAGAGAGTGGAGCTGGAGCCCGCTTTGCATCGCCTGTCCATCCGCCACCTCGCGCTGACTGCCGACGGCTGCGTCTGGTTCGGCTGCCAGTACATGGGTCCGGCCGCGGACCGGCCGGCGCTGGTGGGTCGGCACAGGCGCGGCGCGCAGCTGGAACTGTTCGAAGGGCCGGCGCCAGCCTTGCGCCAGATGCGCAACTACGTCGGCTCGGTGGCCGTGGATACCGCGGGCGGCGTGGTCGCGACGTCCAGCCCGGTAGGCGGACAGGTGATCTACTGGGACGCGGCCAGCGGCCGTTGCCTGGGCACGACCGAACTGGCCGACGGCTGCGGCGTGGCGCCGGCCGCCGGAGACGGCTTCCTGCTGAGCAGCGGCCTGGGAGCGATGCTGCGCATCGACGCGTCCGGCAAGGAGCAGCCCGTGCTGGCGCCGTCGCGCGAGGTGTCCTGGGACAATCATTTCCGCAAGATCCCGGCGCGGGTCTGA
- a CDS encoding mechanosensitive ion channel family protein, giving the protein MEEALKEFNAWAPKLVDLGLNLAVALLILIIGWWVSSLLGSWVRRAATRSKKIDPTIVPMFYSTVVWTVRIFTVIAVLARFGVQTASLIAVLGAAGLAVGLALQGTLQNIAAGIMLLILRPIRAGEYVALSTGVDGTVEEVGLFLTRLIQVDGIHLTLPNSTVWNATITNYSRNKTRRLDIPVPVRYGDNLEVVVAKLRAIVDARPETLKDPEPLVKVVDYKENGVVVNVRVWTESAKYWDLRWGLYQDIRKSLEDAGFQPPIPMREIQNAKPGAAA; this is encoded by the coding sequence ATGGAAGAAGCCTTGAAAGAATTTAACGCCTGGGCTCCCAAGCTGGTCGACCTGGGCCTCAATCTGGCGGTTGCGCTGCTGATCCTCATCATCGGCTGGTGGGTGTCGTCCCTGCTGGGCAGCTGGGTGCGCCGCGCCGCGACGCGTTCCAAGAAGATCGATCCCACCATCGTGCCCATGTTCTACAGCACGGTGGTCTGGACGGTGCGCATCTTCACCGTGATTGCGGTGCTGGCGCGTTTCGGGGTGCAGACGGCCAGCCTGATCGCGGTGCTGGGCGCCGCCGGCCTGGCCGTGGGTCTGGCCTTGCAAGGCACGCTGCAGAATATCGCCGCCGGCATCATGCTGCTGATCCTGCGCCCGATACGCGCGGGCGAATACGTGGCGCTGAGCACCGGCGTGGACGGCACGGTGGAAGAGGTCGGTCTCTTCCTGACGCGCCTGATCCAGGTCGACGGCATTCATCTGACCCTGCCCAACAGCACGGTGTGGAACGCCACCATCACCAACTACAGCCGCAACAAGACGCGTCGCCTGGATATCCCGGTGCCGGTGCGCTATGGCGACAACCTGGAAGTCGTGGTGGCCAAGCTGCGCGCGATCGTCGATGCGCGTCCGGAAACGCTGAAGGATCCTGAACCGCTGGTGAAGGTGGTCGACTACAAGGAAAACGGCGTCGTCGTGAACGTGCGGGTATGGACCGAGTCTGCCAAGTACTGGGACCTGCGCTGGGGCCTGTACCAGGACATCCGCAAGTCGCTGGAAGATGCGGGCTTCCAGCCGCCGATCCCCATGCGCGAGATCCAGAACGCCAAGCCGGGCGCCGCGGCCTGA
- a CDS encoding IclR family transcriptional regulator → MQDSDAAAAGPRTLRRGLAVLAALRDQGPDGLSVTDIARLTGIQRPTIYRLLAALLDAGLVLAVTGTKKYRAQLAVDPDTRSRDPRVRQLLPVLRRLADRTGDAVFLVVREDDDSISLHREIGSYPVQILATYAGKRQPLGVGSGGMALLAALPDDVARGIVERNSGRLDEYGGMTPQEMYRLIENTRARGYSVVGNHAVRGALGVGCALLDAQGAPILAVSVTAIIDRMPAQRQREIAGWIKNELARLSMQA, encoded by the coding sequence ATGCAAGATAGCGACGCCGCGGCCGCGGGTCCACGCACATTGCGGCGCGGGCTGGCCGTCCTGGCCGCCCTGCGCGACCAGGGTCCCGATGGCCTGAGCGTGACCGATATCGCCCGCCTCACGGGCATACAGCGCCCCACCATCTACCGTCTGCTGGCCGCCTTGCTGGACGCCGGACTGGTGCTGGCCGTGACCGGCACCAAGAAATACCGCGCCCAGCTGGCGGTGGACCCGGACACGCGCTCGCGCGATCCGCGCGTGCGCCAGTTGCTGCCCGTGCTGCGGCGCCTGGCCGACCGCACTGGCGACGCGGTCTTCCTGGTCGTGCGCGAAGATGACGATTCCATAAGCCTGCATCGCGAGATCGGCAGCTATCCGGTGCAGATCCTGGCCACCTACGCCGGCAAGCGCCAGCCGCTGGGCGTGGGGTCGGGCGGCATGGCCCTGCTGGCCGCCCTGCCCGACGACGTTGCGCGCGGCATCGTCGAGCGCAACTCGGGCCGGCTGGACGAATATGGCGGCATGACACCGCAAGAGATGTACCGCCTGATCGAAAACACCCGCGCCCGCGGCTATTCCGTGGTGGGCAACCACGCGGTGCGCGGCGCGCTGGGCGTGGGCTGCGCGCTGCTGGATGCCCAGGGCGCGCCGATCCTGGCGGTCAGCGTCACGGCCATCATCGACCGCATGCCTGCGCAACGCCAGCGCGAAATCGCCGGCTGGATCAAGAACGAACTCGCGCGCCTGTCGATGCAGGCCTGA
- a CDS encoding Bug family tripartite tricarboxylate transporter substrate binding protein, with protein MITGQKPGLRRIAATLLATAASAFAMGSAHAAYPDKPVRIVVGFSAGGTTDVIARIMAKELTESLGQSFVVENKPGAGSNIATDQVKRADPDGYTLLFVAVTSAINQTLYKNVNFDLTKDFTPVALGAKVPNILVVNPQVPVKSVQELVDYAKKNPGKLAFASSGSGTSIHMAGELFKMQTGIDVLHVPYKGSAPAVTDLIGGQVQFMFDNMPSAWPHVQSGKLRALAVTTTERSKSAPDVPTMKESGFANFDVSSWFGLIAPAGTPPEVVNKLNAAMVKALDKPEVQLSFEKLGAVGVKTTPAEFGQFIKSEVEGWAPVVKASGAKVD; from the coding sequence ATGATTACAGGTCAAAAGCCTGGACTGCGGCGTATCGCCGCCACCCTTCTGGCTACCGCCGCAAGCGCATTCGCAATGGGCTCGGCCCATGCCGCCTACCCTGACAAGCCCGTCCGCATCGTGGTCGGTTTTTCCGCCGGCGGCACTACTGACGTGATCGCCCGCATCATGGCCAAGGAACTGACTGAAAGCCTCGGCCAGTCCTTCGTGGTCGAGAACAAGCCCGGCGCCGGCAGCAACATCGCTACCGACCAGGTAAAGCGCGCAGACCCCGACGGCTACACGCTGCTGTTCGTGGCCGTGACCAGCGCCATCAACCAGACCCTGTACAAGAACGTCAATTTCGACCTGACCAAGGATTTCACGCCGGTGGCGCTGGGCGCCAAGGTGCCGAACATCCTGGTGGTGAACCCGCAAGTGCCCGTGAAGTCGGTGCAGGAGCTGGTGGACTACGCCAAGAAGAATCCCGGCAAGCTGGCGTTCGCTTCGTCCGGTAGCGGCACGTCCATCCACATGGCGGGCGAGCTTTTCAAGATGCAGACCGGCATCGACGTGCTGCACGTGCCGTACAAGGGCAGCGCGCCTGCCGTGACCGACCTCATCGGCGGCCAGGTGCAGTTCATGTTCGACAACATGCCGTCGGCCTGGCCCCACGTGCAATCGGGCAAGCTGCGCGCCCTGGCCGTGACCACCACGGAACGCTCCAAGAGCGCGCCTGACGTGCCGACCATGAAGGAATCCGGTTTCGCCAACTTCGACGTGTCGTCGTGGTTCGGCCTGATCGCGCCCGCCGGCACGCCGCCGGAAGTCGTGAACAAGCTCAACGCGGCCATGGTCAAGGCGCTGGACAAGCCCGAAGTGCAGCTCAGCTTCGAGAAGCTGGGCGCCGTGGGCGTGAAGACGACGCCGGCCGAATTCGGCCAGTTCATCAAGTCGGAAGTGGAAGGCTGGGCCCCGGTGGTCAAGGCCTCGGGCGCCAAGGTGGACTGA
- a CDS encoding RNA methyltransferase — translation MTQAFSRVRFVMVNPSHPGNVGSAARAIKTMGFSELVLVEPKFPDVTSQPEAVALASGALDVLENARIYASLEEALAPVTMAFALTARVRDLGPPPCDIRQAAELARAHLGETAEGVAAVVLGTERAGLTNAQIALCQRICHIPANPEYSSLNVAQALQLAAWELRYALLVDQGAALLPASTAQEAPRGAAPASSEAVQAFLAHWEEALVGVQFLDPAHPKKLMPRMRHLYSRLALSRDEVDMMRGVCTAMLATARRNGGAKK, via the coding sequence ATGACTCAAGCATTTTCACGTGTTCGCTTCGTTATGGTGAACCCCAGCCACCCCGGAAACGTGGGTTCGGCGGCCCGCGCCATCAAGACCATGGGCTTCTCCGAACTGGTCCTGGTCGAGCCTAAATTTCCAGATGTAACAAGCCAGCCGGAGGCCGTGGCGCTTGCCAGCGGCGCGCTGGACGTGCTGGAAAATGCCCGCATTTACGCATCCCTGGAAGAAGCGCTGGCGCCGGTCACCATGGCTTTCGCGCTGACCGCCAGGGTGCGCGACCTGGGCCCCCCGCCCTGCGACATCCGCCAGGCGGCCGAACTGGCCCGCGCCCACCTGGGCGAGACGGCCGAGGGCGTCGCGGCCGTGGTGCTGGGCACCGAACGCGCGGGGCTCACCAACGCCCAGATCGCGCTGTGCCAGCGCATCTGCCATATCCCCGCCAACCCCGAGTACAGCTCGCTGAACGTGGCCCAGGCCCTGCAGTTGGCCGCCTGGGAGCTGCGCTACGCGCTGCTGGTGGACCAGGGCGCGGCGCTGCTGCCGGCCTCCACCGCGCAAGAGGCGCCCCGCGGCGCGGCGCCGGCTTCCAGCGAGGCGGTGCAGGCCTTCCTGGCGCACTGGGAAGAAGCGCTGGTCGGCGTGCAGTTCCTGGACCCGGCCCACCCCAAGAAGCTGATGCCGCGCATGCGGCACCTGTACTCCCGCCTTGCGCTGAGCCGCGACGAGGTGGACATGATGCGCGGCGTATGCACCGCCATGCTGGCCACGGCGCGCCGCAACGGCGGGGCAAAAAAATAG
- a CDS encoding inositol monophosphatase family protein — MHPMLNIAIKAARRAGTIINRASMDLERLSVARKGPRDYVTEVDRAAEESIVETLRAAYPDHAVLGEEFGLQGPDQAEFQWIIDPLDGTTNFIHGLPNYAVSIALTQRGQVTQAVIYDPSRNELFTASRGSGTFLNDRRVRVSGRTRYHEALLGAHWPNSGDPEQGSARFRQMAEGSTGVRRLGSTVLDLAYVACGRLDGFCGVGLKAWDLAAGSLMVLEAGGLVADFDGEQGWMDSGNVLAASPKIFTQMLSSLNPPSAA, encoded by the coding sequence ATGCACCCGATGCTCAACATCGCCATCAAGGCGGCCCGGCGTGCCGGCACCATTATCAACCGTGCCAGCATGGATTTGGAACGACTCAGCGTGGCTCGCAAGGGGCCGCGGGATTATGTCACGGAAGTCGATCGCGCCGCCGAGGAGTCCATCGTCGAGACGCTGCGCGCGGCTTACCCGGACCACGCCGTGCTGGGCGAGGAATTCGGCCTGCAAGGCCCCGACCAGGCCGAATTCCAGTGGATCATCGATCCCCTGGACGGCACCACGAACTTCATCCACGGCCTGCCCAACTACGCCGTGTCCATCGCCCTGACGCAACGCGGCCAGGTCACGCAGGCGGTCATCTATGACCCGAGCCGCAACGAACTGTTCACGGCCAGCCGTGGCAGCGGCACCTTCCTGAACGACCGCCGCGTGCGCGTCTCGGGCCGTACCCGCTACCACGAAGCCCTGCTGGGCGCGCACTGGCCCAACTCCGGCGATCCGGAACAAGGCTCCGCGCGTTTCCGCCAGATGGCCGAAGGCAGCACCGGCGTGCGCCGCCTGGGCTCCACCGTGCTGGACCTGGCCTACGTGGCCTGCGGCCGCCTGGACGGCTTCTGCGGCGTGGGCCTGAAGGCCTGGGACCTGGCCGCGGGCAGCCTGATGGTGCTGGAAGCCGGCGGCCTGGTCGCCGACTTCGACGGCGAACAAGGCTGGATGGACAGCGGCAACGTGCTGGCCGCCAGCCCCAAGATCTTCACGCAGATGCTGTCTTCGCTGAATCCGCCTTCGGCGGCTTGA
- a CDS encoding FAD:protein FMN transferase: MNPTRRRFIGIAAAASALALTPVAARRAAASIAPATWQGTALGADAELRLYHPDTGTAQRLIAQSLQELRRLEAIFSLYRDDSALSVLNRQGFLDSPPADLLRLLSESRRYSELTSGMFDPTVQPLWQLYAEHFSQPDAAADGPPPQAIAQALSRVSHADVMLDGSRIELLRPGMGITLNGIAQGYITDRVTDLLRRGGLERALVDMGEIQGLDSRASPQAWKVGIADPRDPARLLASASMTNQALATSGGYGTAIDPAGRYTHLFDPRTGRARPRYQSVSVMAPSATMADALSTAFSHMPLETTQAVVRELGLRAWFVMEDGQLVLQGQAG, from the coding sequence ATGAACCCTACCCGCCGCCGTTTCATCGGCATCGCCGCCGCAGCCAGCGCGCTGGCGCTGACGCCCGTCGCCGCGCGCCGCGCCGCCGCCTCGATCGCACCCGCCACCTGGCAAGGCACGGCGCTGGGGGCCGACGCCGAGCTGCGCCTCTACCATCCCGACACCGGCACGGCCCAGCGCCTGATCGCCCAGTCCTTGCAGGAACTGCGGCGGCTGGAAGCCATCTTCAGCCTGTATCGCGACGACAGCGCCCTCTCTGTCTTGAACCGCCAGGGCTTCCTGGACAGTCCGCCGGCCGACCTGCTGCGGCTCCTGAGCGAAAGCCGGCGCTACAGTGAACTGACCTCAGGCATGTTCGATCCCACCGTGCAGCCCTTGTGGCAGCTATATGCCGAACACTTCTCGCAGCCGGACGCTGCTGCTGACGGTCCCCCGCCCCAGGCCATCGCGCAGGCGCTGTCGCGCGTATCCCACGCCGACGTGATGCTGGATGGCAGCCGCATCGAACTGCTGCGGCCCGGCATGGGCATCACGCTCAACGGCATTGCCCAGGGCTACATCACCGACCGCGTCACCGACCTGCTCAGGCGCGGCGGGCTGGAGCGGGCGCTGGTGGACATGGGCGAAATACAGGGGCTGGACAGCCGCGCTAGCCCGCAAGCGTGGAAGGTCGGCATCGCCGATCCGCGCGACCCGGCGCGCCTGCTGGCAAGCGCAAGCATGACGAACCAGGCCCTGGCGACTTCCGGCGGCTATGGCACCGCCATCGACCCGGCGGGCCGGTACACGCATCTGTTCGATCCCCGCACCGGCCGCGCGCGCCCGCGATACCAGAGCGTGTCCGTCATGGCGCCTTCCGCCACCATGGCCGATGCCCTGTCGACGGCTTTCTCGCACATGCCGCTGGAAACGACGCAGGCGGTGGTGCGGGAGCTGGGGCTGCGTGCGTGGTTTGTGATGGAGGATGGGCAGTTGGTATTGCAGGGGCAGGCTGGCTGA
- a CDS encoding nitrous oxide reductase accessory protein NosL, producing MKRLRLLLAVSTLLLTAACGSGATPEAAPPPQAVTTESVGHYCGMALNEHNGPKGQIFVKGQAAPVWFSSIKQVFAYTLLPEEPKGISAIYVNDMSTAGAGGAPDPSAWIDARQAYYVIEGRYIGGMGAEDAIPFSRRDHAQAFADTHGGRVVTFADVPESYVFAQ from the coding sequence ATGAAACGCCTGCGACTCCTCCTGGCTGTCTCCACCTTGCTGCTGACCGCGGCCTGCGGCAGCGGCGCCACGCCAGAAGCCGCGCCCCCGCCGCAGGCCGTGACGACGGAGTCCGTCGGCCATTACTGCGGCATGGCGCTCAACGAGCACAACGGCCCCAAGGGACAGATATTCGTCAAGGGACAGGCCGCGCCGGTCTGGTTCTCTTCGATCAAGCAGGTCTTCGCCTACACCCTGCTGCCCGAAGAGCCCAAGGGCATCAGCGCCATCTACGTCAACGACATGTCCACCGCGGGCGCGGGCGGCGCGCCGGACCCGTCCGCCTGGATCGACGCGCGGCAGGCTTACTACGTCATCGAAGGCCGCTATATCGGCGGCATGGGCGCCGAAGACGCCATCCCCTTCTCCCGGCGCGATCATGCCCAGGCTTTCGCCGATACCCACGGCGGCCGCGTCGTCACCTTTGCCGACGTGCCGGAAAGCTATGTCTTCGCCCAATAG
- a CDS encoding ABC transporter permease, producing MNAVCTIIGKEIRDGLRNRWVLATALLLAALALALGLLGSSPTGTVKAEPLTVTVVSLSSLSIFLVPLIAMLLAYDAVVGEVDRGTMALLLSYPVSRGQVLMGKFIGHLAILALATGAGYGSAGLALQWAYGGLDASAWQPFALLIGASVLLGASFLAMGYLISSLVRERATAAGIAVGVWLFFVVIYDMALLGVLAADQGRHVSPGLLNALLLLNPSDVYRLLNLTGFENISLYAGMAGVSDQASLPLAALVAALLLWIAVPFLLATAAFRNKPL from the coding sequence ATGAACGCGGTATGCACCATCATCGGCAAGGAAATCCGCGACGGCCTGCGCAATCGCTGGGTGCTGGCGACCGCCCTGCTGCTGGCCGCGCTGGCGCTGGCGCTGGGTCTTTTGGGCAGCTCGCCCACGGGCACGGTCAAGGCCGAACCGCTGACCGTCACGGTAGTCAGCCTGTCCAGCCTGTCCATCTTCCTGGTGCCGCTCATCGCCATGCTGCTGGCCTATGACGCCGTGGTCGGCGAAGTCGACCGTGGCACGATGGCGCTGCTGCTGAGCTATCCGGTGTCGCGCGGGCAGGTGCTGATGGGCAAATTCATCGGCCACCTGGCCATCCTGGCGCTGGCCACGGGCGCGGGCTACGGTTCGGCAGGCCTGGCACTGCAATGGGCCTACGGCGGCCTGGACGCCAGCGCATGGCAGCCGTTCGCCCTATTGATTGGCGCCAGCGTGCTGCTGGGCGCGAGCTTTCTCGCCATGGGCTATCTGATCAGCTCCCTGGTGCGCGAACGCGCCACCGCGGCCGGCATCGCCGTCGGCGTCTGGCTGTTCTTCGTGGTGATCTACGACATGGCGCTGCTGGGCGTGCTGGCGGCCGACCAGGGCCGCCACGTCAGCCCCGGCCTGCTCAACGCGCTGCTGCTGCTCAACCCGTCCGACGTATACCGCCTGCTCAACCTGACGGGCTTCGAGAATATTTCGCTGTATGCCGGCATGGCGGGCGTGAGCGACCAGGCCAGCCTGCCGCTCGCCGCGCTGGTCGCCGCGCTGCTGCTGTGGATCGCCGTGCCGTTCCTGCTGGCGACCGCGGCCTTCAGGAACAAACCGCTATGA
- a CDS encoding ABC transporter ATP-binding protein has product MSTDLVALTGVSKHYGSQRAIDGLDLQLREGECVALAGHNGAGKSTMIKLILGLIRPTRGRVAIFGQDAHSPAAARLRGRIGYLPETVALHPSMTGEETLAFYARLKRQPLSGNAALLEKVGIAGAAHRRVGGYSKGMRQRLALAQALLGQPRVLLFDEPTTGLDPASRLMFYDIVHELRAAGATILLSTHALSELAGHADRIVVMKAGKKIADGAMSALRRSTGLPIRIRLTFANASAPPPGGDWRRLDAGRFELACPESGKVEAIRGIGALSPAIADLDIQVPGLDDIYAHLLEREDV; this is encoded by the coding sequence ATGAGCACCGACCTGGTGGCGCTTACCGGCGTCAGCAAGCACTATGGCTCGCAGCGGGCCATCGACGGCCTGGACCTGCAGCTGCGCGAAGGCGAATGCGTCGCGCTTGCCGGACACAATGGCGCCGGCAAGAGCACGATGATCAAGCTCATCCTGGGCCTGATACGTCCCACCCGCGGCCGCGTCGCGATCTTCGGCCAGGACGCCCACAGCCCCGCCGCGGCGCGCCTGCGCGGCCGGATCGGCTACCTGCCGGAGACCGTGGCGCTGCATCCGTCGATGACCGGCGAGGAAACCCTGGCGTTCTACGCCAGGCTCAAGCGCCAGCCGCTGTCGGGCAACGCCGCGCTGCTGGAGAAGGTCGGCATCGCCGGCGCCGCGCACCGCCGCGTGGGCGGCTATTCCAAGGGCATGCGGCAGCGCCTGGCGCTGGCCCAGGCGCTGCTGGGCCAACCCCGCGTGCTGCTGTTCGACGAGCCCACCACGGGCCTGGACCCCGCCTCGCGCCTGATGTTCTACGACATCGTCCACGAACTGCGCGCGGCCGGCGCCACGATACTGCTGAGCACGCACGCCCTGTCCGAGCTGGCCGGACATGCCGACCGCATCGTCGTGATGAAGGCCGGAAAAAAGATCGCCGACGGCGCCATGTCGGCGCTGCGGCGTTCCACCGGGCTGCCCATCCGCATCCGCCTGACCTTTGCCAATGCCAGCGCGCCGCCTCCCGGCGGCGATTGGCGCCGCCTTGATGCCGGACGCTTTGAACTCGCCTGCCCCGAGAGCGGCAAGGTCGAAGCGATCCGCGGCATCGGCGCGCTGTCGCCGGCCATCGCCGACCTCGACATCCAGGTCCCGGGCCTGGACGACATCTATGCACATCTGCTTGAACGGGAAGACGTATGA